TATTAGAACAAAggtatctatatcagtttgatatacgttatatacgaaaatatattacattctcccctcacaagttgTTCAGGGTTAGAAACTAAATAATTCCATATTATTATTATGTGCGGTGTaattttgattaacaccataataCACAAAGGTGGATTTTCAAAGTTaaggaagcaagttagtttttctaacatgagggggagacaagataaaaattgaaaaaaagttacttggaatgaattatcatttgtacacCTAGATtctcgaataagataatatgaacttgaagttcataagaaGATAATTCATCtacaatatattgcaaagcattctagatgcatttgctgacccaaagaatgTAACTATATTCTCACTGTAAATGCTCAtattagaataagtcctagaaggacaaagtctaaggtacgcttaaagcgtatagacaaatcggtttcaaataaaattcttgataaaaaaatatgagcaaatgatcaaaatgatcataataaggaggcaagtgatctagaagatcacatgacataatacttcataaaatctcaagagaggttcaggtacctgaaaatgtAAATGAAGAGATTTCTATGTCGTGTCTTTATGAAAAAAGGTGGTTGGAACTGATATAAAATGTTCGCCGATTACATCCAAGATAACGCTAAATATACATGAGGATCTTAACTCTGGAGAAACAATTcaaatagaattggtttcatatgaaaaaCATGTAGTTTTGGACCTgcagttcaaacacttgaaagtataaagtcaatggtgtgtgcaatcacgtttatctatcttatatgtctagcatgacatgaaaacttgatgtAATAAAAGTCCATTTATATGACTTATATAACTTTACTTATGACAATCCCTGAAAGATTTAAatcgcttaaagcatatacaattcttggtcctgaagtatcatatcctaagtgtaatttgtgcacatatgtatcttACAACAACGACAATAATATACCCAGtcttatcccacaccgtggggtctggggaaggtagtgtgtacgcagaccttacccctaccttgtgaggatagagaggttgtttccaatagatcctcggctcaggaaagcatatgTATCTTGATATAACTAAAAGCATGATAATGTTATAGCGAGAATACCTCTGTGGAGATATTGAAAAGGCTATTCTACGACATTATATGAAGACATTATATATCTATCAAGAATGATTATTTCAAGGTGTAACATATTTATTGGAGTTAATATGGAtgatttattcaccaaatctctgccgacgtcaaccttcaagaagctagtgtatAAGATCGGGATGCGAAGGcttaaagatgtgaattgatgctctcatcagggggagttaatagtTAATGCGTTTTActttttttcccttacaaggttttgtcccactgagttttccttgcaagatttttaacgagatGACCAAAAGGCGTATtcctaaacatgtgtactctttttccttcactagaatttttttccactgggttttattttagttaaggttttaacgaggcacattatttgttggataaacattcaagggggagtgttataaatagaattgtatttaaggtgaatgtctatatttagaaaGATTTTAAGGTTTGTTACTTGATGGCTAAGTCATTtccccctataaatagagggttctattccatcaATAAGtattctctctctacttttctctgtaatattctttttcttcttttattgttttataacagtATACATTTTGATAGTCTCATTTTCTATTTAGCATTGTCTAAGAGAAAGTTAATATAAATGAAGTGCTAACGTTGTTGACTACAGGTATAAAAGTTGCATTCATCACTGATGCACTCCAAAAGGCAAGATGGACAAAAGGTGATTATTTTTCGGGTACAGCCATTGACTCTAGCTGCAATCAAGAGTTTACCTGAATCAAGGTAGTTAAACGAACTTCAAATGGCTCCCTATTAGATCAGTCAAATTAGTCAAGAATTTCCGTTCCCTAAAGCACACCACCAAACCGGGAAGGGGCAAAGGACCCAAACAAGCGTTGCTAGTCTGAACTCCATAAGAATTACACGAGTATTTATGTAGCAATCAATCGCGATGTGAGAGAGGATATTTGTATTTCTTTTAGTGATATGTTTTGGAAGTTGTTGGTCATGCTACTAGAACGACTTACCGCAAGCAGAGCAGTATTTAGGCTGCTAATCCTAAGAGCCAAAAAAGATTGTTAATCATAAGTTTGGCACAACCATAATTTACAAGCTCATTCTAGGGATATGCGTATTATTTGATAACATCTTACACAGCACAAAAGTGCACAAACACACTCCTAGAACCGAATACATTTCCTGTGATCAATATCTAACCATATGACGTTTAGTACTACCTCAGGCATTCATAACTTCAGCCACCAAATTGGCCATGTAACGCTTATAGCAACATGCCTTTAGAGAAAGTACATCTGCAACCAAGAGCAGGTTATGTATATAGTAGAAACTACCACCTATGGTGCGCCAGCAACATGCACGAGATATATGCCTCTCATGATGAGTAATGACATAAAAAATGTAACCAAGCAAGGAAATGTACCCCATCAAGTAGCAAACTGTCACATTTTGCAACACCAGAATGAGTAGTGCTCATCTTTGCGGTGCGCACTAACTAGACCCCCACACTGTAAGCAGACAAAGCTGGTTCCATCAGAGAATGCATCAAGCATTATCTGTTTTCTGCCAGTTTCAGCTAGTATTGAAGTTCCATCAACATCAACTTCAATTGGTTTATCCACTGTATTATGTTCATGTTCATAAGGCTGGGATACAGGAGGCATGGCCTCAGCAATGGCACACTCAGCAAATAAAGAAGCCAGCTCATCTGCAGCCACACTTGCCTGTACTTTATTTCTGTACAACTCCTGAGCACGATTAAGGGCTTGAAATACAGCTTGCTCACCGCCTTTGGTTCTCATGGCCATCACCACCTGTTACCTCATTTAATTAGTACCAAGATTAGCATGAACACAGACAGAAAACGAGAACTTTTCATAACACTATAATGTCAGCGAAAATCTGAATATATATGGTACAGAACTAATTGTTTTTGGGCGTATACCCCGCTAATTTTTGCAACTCAGAGTCATGAGGTCCATTTAACGGCTAAAAGCACCTTAACATGAGATCAAGATAACGGATACAAGCCAATGCTTTCATCTTCTTCTCCCACCCCCTTCCCCCCACAAAAAAAACGCAAACGCAGAATCTCTATTCTCGCAAAGTGTAAGATCCCGTTTGGGTTGGCTTAAAAAAAATAGCTTTTAGCAGAAATAGTTTTTAAGCCAAAAGGCAATAAGTTGGGTTGCGCAACTTATTACTTTTGACTTGTTTTAAGcagtttttaacttattttaagtatttttttgACTTTGTCAAACACTGAAAAAAGAACTTAAAAGCTGATTTGATCGGCTTAAAAAACAATCCAAATACCCTCTAAGTGGTCCTTTAGCCACTTGTTTCCATGAGCAACCTAGCATAGATCTTATGCATGGACGTCACATTTCTTATGCACAAGCCGTTTGTCCAAATATTGTGAAATATCTCTAAATTACCAATATTTCAAAAGATTTCTTACAAATGGCTATGCATGAGAGGTTATAAGCAAGTGGCTAAGAAGACTAGCCAAATGATTTCATGTATGTTATGGACAAGTGACTTCATGGCCTATGACACTTGTCATGAGACCATTTTACATCTTATAATTAGCTAATCATAACCACATTATTTGCAATCATAAGCAATCATAAGTCTTCCTTCAACAACTCTCTCACCCAGTTTTTCAATGTAAGAATATTTCAAAAGATGTTTGACAAACGGCTTGTAGGTAAATCTATGCATAAGCTATTTTGTTTAAGTGGAAAATGGATATGGACGAGTGGTTTCATGTTTCGCTAAGTGGCAAGTGGACATGATCTTAAGTGTCTTGCCACTTAACATGCAGCCATGACAAATGGCATGGTCAGAAACATCTCCTCTTCTTATAAATACCCCATTTTTACTCCATCATGAACACACAAAATATTGGCCTAATTATGTCTTCTTCATGCCACACCAATAATTGCTATTCCTTTGTCCCAATTTATGTTTCATACTTTCTTTTTAGTCTGCCCCACAAAGAATGTCATACtttcttatttaaaaataatttaatttttaaattcctACTTTACCCCTAATAAAATGAGTTACAGCCACACAAATATCTATGGCATATTTTAGATCACAAAATTCAAAAGTCTTCCTTTCGTTCTTAATCTCTGTGTCGAGTTAAGCActgccacataaattgggacagagaTTGTACTAATTATTACTCTGTCCTAATATCTACTCTCTCCAGCCTTATTTTCTATACAATCAACCTCCCTACAAACATTTAGCTACacttatcttttcttcttttccactCATAGGTTATTGGTTCTTATTTAAATTTTGATGTTCTGCTCCTTCTTCCGTCAGAGGAAGGCCTTTTTAATCCCGAGGAAACTTTTCATCCTGCGAAAATGATTTTAGATTGTTGGAAAGCAAGTGAAAAATAATCACtacaaataataatttatttatgaggAGATAGACATGGAGCTTAAGTCATGTTAGGCATTGTCCTGTTTCTTGAGATAGTGTCTGCCACAACTCAAACTCCACATGTATCTTCTCATATATAAATATTGTCAATATGTTTCCTAACTTTCAACAATCTAAGAAACTATATCAGTCAGGATTAAACAAGCTTTCCTCTATGAGAAGGCaggaaaaacaaaattaaaataacaatCCAACAAGTCagcaaagcaaagaaaaataagaaaagggaCAGTTAAGAgtttattcaagaaaataatcacaAGAAGAAACACCTGGTGTAAAGAGTTATTGAAGGATGCTTGTGATTGCAGAATAATGGGATTATAATTAGTTATTTATCATACGTGAAACGGCCTCTTATTATGACAAGTGTCATATACCATGAAGCCACTTGTTTGTAATCTCCAATGCATGAAATTAGAGACGTACGCAGAATTTTTCGTAAGCGGTGTCAATATTTATAGAAGAGAGgagaataaataatattaattatcaCATTACCTAACAAGAAATAGTCTTAGTTCATTGATTTTGTTGAATCTTAAGTTAGAAGAGGTCATGAGTTCAATTCTACCTATTTACATTTTTTTAACAATAAAGGCTCTCTCAAATATTTGCAAAAAAATTTATCTAGTTGAGGTTCGAACCTCTAACCTCTTAGAGCAAAATTAGGAACTTAACCAGCGTGCCAAGAAACAGTATATATCAAGTGGAGTCATTTCTTTTAAGTTATTATTTCCGTACGTATTACTACATATATCTCGTAAAAAATTTCAACGAAACGGTGTCGCATGATACCGCTTCGTTCCACGTGCATCCGCCCATGCATGCAGGGGCGGATGCAATGTGGCAgttacgggttcaattgaacccataactttcgacgcggagtaaaaatttatgtgttgttcattaaaattgcaaaatatagtagatatgaacccataactttaaatatataatgggttcaatgttaaaaaatTTAAACTTGAACCCATAGAttttaaatcctgaatccgcctctGCCTGCATGAAATCATTTGGCTAATCTCATTAGCCACTTGTCCATAACTTCTCATGCATGAACCATTtgtcaaattttttttaaaatattggcAATTAAGAGATATTTCAAAAGATTTGGCACAAGTGGCTTGTGCATAAAATGTGACATCCATGCACAAAATCTGTGTGAGATAGCTAATGGCCTTGAACAGTAAAATGCAGATAATTAATAGTAACACTTATCAGAAAATTTTAGATAATCCATACCACGTAGGCCTCAAACCTAAGGAGGTTTATGAGGTGACAAACTGACAATAACACCAGTACAGTATCTTTTTTACAGTTACACCACTACAAAAACTTTTTGTTCCTTAAATCTTAGGCATAGAGTACACTACAGAATCTTATATCATCCAGAAAACAGTATGGAATAGCAGATATGCTACTTCAGTTAAACTGGAACTGTTTGAGACATCCCAATAAAAAAACCTAACACTGCTGGTactaaaaagggcagcccggtgcattaagttcccgctatgcgcggggtccggggaagggccagaccacaagggtctattgtactaaaatatttaaTGATATCTTAGCCCGGGGCGGTGTCAGTCGACACGGCTTCGACGGAAAATTGaagtaaatatatgtattaatactgTGAGGAAACAGATAAGTAGGAAAAGTCTTGGCATGTTGGTGGTATGCCTGAGTTTGCTCTAAGAGGTCAGAGGTTCGAACCTTAACTAGcacattttttttttggcaaatatTTGAGAAAACCTCTGTAGTTAAAAATTGTGACGAAGTAGAATTGAAATCTGGATCTTCTCTAACTTAAGACTCAACAAACCAATAGACTAAGACTATTTCTTGACTACAAGTATGATAATTAAAGTTATTATTCTTGTTCTTCTATAAATTTCGATACAAATTGCCATCTTAGCATGTTAACTACATTTCATTTCTCCTCTAATCATGTACTCATCCTTCATTGACATAAGCCAGAGTTAACAGGCAATGAGAATTCGCCACTGATATGGTGTCTTACCAAGCAGCTACCTGTATTGGAATATTTTGACTACATCCACCATTGTGCCTATTCAACCAGCTAAACTCTGAGAACATATCGATGAAGTGTCTAACAATCTAATATCCATCAACAGAGATGCTCTTAGTGAATCTTCAGTGACAATGATTACAGGATAGTGTACCTCACATTCCACAATAGGTAGGTATGAATCTCTTTCTTACATATTTCAAAAGTACTCTTGCAAAATCTACACAACTTCATAATGCCATTCCTAAGAGATACATGAATGTCAGAATGAGTAGCCTACAATCGTCAGCTAAATCC
The nucleotide sequence above comes from Nicotiana tabacum cultivar K326 chromosome 12, ASM71507v2, whole genome shotgun sequence. Encoded proteins:
- the LOC107796010 gene encoding uncharacterized protein LOC107796010, producing the protein MDSTDTDMMEAESTAAPPQPPPSQLHSSSGQYDVVRGMLTTARQLIDQGKPSQALQAVVMAMRTKGGEQAVFQALNRAQELYRNKVQASVAADELASLFAECAIAEAMPPVSQPYEHEHNTVDKPIEVDVDGTSILAETGRKQIMLDAFSDGTSFVCLQCGGLVSAHRKDEHYSFWCCKM